Proteins encoded together in one Oncorhynchus mykiss isolate Arlee chromosome 7, USDA_OmykA_1.1, whole genome shotgun sequence window:
- the LOC110527758 gene encoding potassium voltage-gated channel subfamily A member 3-like: MSVGSGSPRVFGGLARGGALQSDPSIPSVWMTTSTSSDSVKNHGYSKTEMGVISVENMLEESMALSRHLSVDRYEQELGCERVVINISGLRFETQLKTFNQFPKTLLGDRRKRMRYFDPLRNEYFFDRNRPSFDAILYYYQSGGRIRRPVNVPIDIFSEEINFYQLGEEAMEKFREDEGFIKEEERVLPDNEFQKQVWLLFEYPESSGPARGIAIVSVLVILISIVIFCLETLPEFRDDRDPVTVARTVNGTASYHVNPFTDPFFVVETLCIIWFSFELLVRFFACPSKSTFSKNIMNIIDIVAIFPYFITLGTELAEKQGNGQQAMSLAILRVIRLVRVFRIFKLSRHSKGLQILGQTLKASMRELGLLIFFLFIGVILFSSAVYFAEADDPSSSFTSIPDAFWWAVVTMTTVGYGDMHPVTIGGKIVGSLCAIAGVLTIALPVPVIVSNFNYFYHRETDGEEHAQYLHVSSCEHLPSATDELKRTRSTSSLGKSEYIEEGINSGYKQPNFTNENSQNCVNIKKIFTDV; the protein is encoded by the coding sequence ATGAGCGTCGGCTCTGGTTCTCCAAGGGTCTTTGGGGGTTTGGCTAGAGGAGGCGCGTTGCAGTCTGACCCCTCCATACCATCTGTGTGGATGACCACTTCAACCTCATCCGACAGCGTTAAGAACCACGGTTACTCAAAGACGGAGATGGGCGTCATTTCAGTGGAGAACATGTTGGAGGAGTCAATGGCGCTTTCGAGACACCTGTCCGTGGATCGATATGAGCAAGAGCTCGGCTGCGAGAGGGTGGTTATCAACATTTCAGGTTTGCGATTCGAAACTCAACTAAAAACTTTCAATCAGTTTCCCAAAACGTTGCTCGGGGACCGGAGAAAGAGGATGCGTTACTTTGACCCACTGAGGAACGAGTATTTTTTCGACAGAAACCGACCCAGCTTTGATGCCATTCTCTATTATTACCAGTCGGGAGGGCGCATCAGGAGACCTGTTAACGTGCCCATTGACATCTTCTCTGAGGAGATCAATTTCTATCAACTCGGGGAAGAGGCTATGGAAAAATTCCGGGAGGATGAAGGATTCATAAAAGAAGAGGAACGTGTTTTACCAGATAATGAATTCCAAAAGCAGGTTTGGCTTTTGTTTGAGTACCCTGAAAGCTCTGGGCCAGCTAGGGGAATAGCCATAGTCTCCGTGCTTGTCATTTTAATCTCAATTGTTATATTCTGTTTGGAGACCTTGCCTGAGTTTCGGGATGACAGAGACCCTGTCACTGTGGCACGTACAGTCAACGGGACGGCCTCCTACCACGTAAATCCATTCACCGACCCTTTCTTTGTGGTAGAGACACTTTGCATAATATGGTTCTCTTTTGAGTTGCTGGTCAGGTTCTTCGCGTGCCCCAGCAAATCCACGTTCTCAAAAAACATAATGAACATAATCGACATTGTCGCCATATTTCCCTACTTTATCACTTTGGGGACAGAACTGGCTGAGAAGCAGGGTAACGGTCAGCAAGCCATGTCCCTGGCCATTCTCAGAGTGATAAGGCTCGTGAGAGTCTTTCGCATCTTCAAGCTCTCCAGGCACTCTAAGGGGCTACAGATTTTAGGGCAGACACTAAAGGCCAGCATGAGGGAACTTGGACTGTTGATATTTTTCCTTTTTATTGGAGTTATCCTTTTCTCAAGTGCTGTTTACTTTGCTGAGGCCGATGACCCGTCATCCAGTTTTACAAGCATCCCAGATGCGTTTTGGTGGGCTGTGGTCACCATGACTACGGTCGGATATGGAGACATGCACCCTGTGACCATTGGTGGCAAAATTGTTGGGTCATTGTGTGCTATTGCCGGAGTGTTAACTATTGCTCTCCCTGTGCCAGTTATTGTCTCCAACTTCAATTACTTTTACCATAGGGAGACTGATGGAGAAGAGCACGCACAGTACTTGCATGTCAGCAGCTGCGAGCACCTACCCTCAGCCACAGATGAGCTGAAAAGGACTCGTAGCACCTCATCTCTGGGCAAGTCGGAATATATAGAGGAGGGCATCAACAGTGGGTATAAACAGCCCAACTTCACCAATGAGAATAGCCAAAACTGCGTGAACATCAAAAAGATATTTACGGATGTGTAA